One Indicator indicator isolate 239-I01 chromosome 9, UM_Iind_1.1, whole genome shotgun sequence genomic window carries:
- the LRRN4 gene encoding leucine-rich repeat neuronal protein 4 yields MFSQLLTLSLLLGNIASASGQVSRAEPAASRDIITFFQLAQEDSWENVNLTSMSCEDQKNRTWITLQLTNCSLTAFPICLPDALETLDLSNNLLEEVNGTEIANLPRLRILSLRQNHLWSVRWGSESLSSLLSLDLSFNKLSSVPSCHSSAFPNLKWLSLAGNPLVEIQPLAFSCYPQLQFLNLSATLLGQDDSRGISESAFAISTSPSEATNGPGSTINMLDLSRTFLEKIQPEWTRDLHNLKSLHLTKMSQLRSLDTDFLKSTPSLQELNCQDSHSLSFVRTEIFDSVSHLSHLLFQNCNLSSFNPWNANSPDSIIVNLYGNPLSCDCQLSWLLSKPKKVVLQMASETFCNTSQEDWSRPATSFSLLELYNKCQSERNTTLPDSSTLATEHDAFSLISYNATAVVTTDSALLTKDTYSSSLIQRNIMSTTAASPTETMLTKANSSHEAEAVSEPTSNPPSFSSITTSPGFVKELYSQSSDYGFTSKTATDQHKRELRTINATIPQEGPFNQPTSEYSTRATENPNATDHYVHSFAIHAGEGTTQTSSSQLNSTRTNAQSKSAPTRSLIHYVDDYDYDGQSTETPVQLAYISCDYNPCRHLQRPCRELQKASQCLCPGMSREDEVPDPPRLAEVSEVTDSSAQIRWCAPNSVVHTYELMLHVQGEEDRQFVLDNIYSTARQYTLYNLLPYTTYHICVTASNKAGSSQTIKQEVLGNSCTRFKTKPSYKIIFVALSVASGLLLISTIILSVCLYKKCKKPQSEQYGTHLVSYKNPAFDYPLKLQTTD; encoded by the exons ATGTTTTCACAATTGCTcaccctctctctgctgctgggaaacATAGCATCAGCATCAGGccaggtgagcagagcagagcctgcagcatcCAGGGATATCATCACCTTTTTCCAGCTGGCTCAGGAAGACTCTTGGGAGAATGTTAATCTCACCAGCATGTCTTGTGAGGATCAGAAGAACAGAACCTGGATCACCCTGCAGCTGACCAACTGCAGCCTGACAGCTTTCCCCATCTGCCTTCCAGATGCCCTGGAGACCTTGGATCTCAGCAACAACCTCTTAGAAGAGGTGAATGGCACAGAGATAGCAAACCTCCCACGGCTGCGCATCCTCTCACTCAGGCAGAACCATCTTTGGTCAGTTAGATGGGGATCTGAATCCCTCAGCAGTCTCCTCTCCCTGGACTTAAGCTTTAATAAACTATCATCTGTGCCATCATGCCACAGTTCTGCCTTCCCTAACTTGAAGTGGTTGTCTCTGGCTGGAAATCCACTGGTTGAAATCCAGCCACTGGCTTTTTCTTGTTACCCTCAGCTACAGTTCTTGAACCTCTCCGCAACGCTGCTCGGGCAGGATGACAGCAGAGGAATTAGTGAGTCTGCTTTTGCCATCAGCACATCTCCCAGTGAGGCTACAAATGGGCCTGGAAGCACCATCAACATGCTTGATCTGAGCAGGACCTTTCTTGAGAAAA ttcAACCAGAGTGGACCAGAGACTTGCACAACCTCAAATCACTTCACCTGACAAAGATGTCACAATTAAGAAGCCTTGATACTGACTTTTTGAAGTCCACACCCAGTCTCCAAGAGCTGAACTGTCAAGACTCCCACTCACTGAGTTTTGTGAGGACAGAGATATTTGACAGTGTTTCTCATCTGAGTCATCTCTTGTTTCAGAA CTGTAACCTGAGTTCCTTTAATCCCTGGAATGCCAATTCACCAGATAGCATCATCGTCAATTTGTATGGAAATCCCCTGTCATGCGactgccagctctcctggctgctctccaaacccAAGAAAGTGGTGCTGCAAAT GGCTTCAGAGACGTTTTGCAACACATCCCAGGAAGACTGGAGCAGACCTGCAACATCTTTTTCACTGCTAGAGCTGTACAATAAATGCCAGTCTGAGAGAAACACTACATTGCCTGATTCAAGCACGCTTGCTACTGAACATGATGCTTTCAGCCTTATCAGTTACAATGCCACTGCTGTAGTAACAACAGACTCTGCTCTGCTAACCAAAGACACTTACAGCAGCTCCCTAATTCAGAGGAATATAATGAGCACGACAGCAGCCAGCCCAACTGAGACTATGCTCACAAAGGCAAACAGTTCCCATGAGGCTGAGGCAGTTTCTGAACCCACAAGCAATCCACCTTCCTTCTCATCTATAACCACCTCCCCTGGTTTTGTCAAAGAGCTCTATAGTCAGTCTTCAGATTATGGCTTCACAAGTAAAACTGCAACAGATCAGCACAAAAGAGAGCTCAGAACAATCAATGCAACGATTCCCCAGGAAGGCCCATTCAACCAGCCCACCAGTGAGTATTCTACTAGAGCAACAGAAAATCCCAATGCCACTGATCATTATGTTCACTCCTTTGCCATTCACGCTGGGGAAGGTACGACACAAACAAGCTCATCACAGCTGAACTCCACAAGAACCAATGCTCAGTCAAAGTCTGCACCCACCAGATCGCTGATACACTATGTAGATGACTATGATTATGATGGACAGTCAACAGAAACCCCAGTTCAACTGGCATACATCTCCTGTGACTACAATCCTTGCAGGCACCTTCAGAGGCCATGCAGGGAACTTCAGAAGGCATCCCAGTGTTTATGCCCTGGCATGTCAAGGGAAGATGAGGTTCCAGATCCACCAAGACTCGCAGAGGTGTCTGAAGTTACAGATAGCTCTGCACAGATACGCTGGTGTGCCCCAAATTCAGTTGTTCACACCTATGAGCTGATGCTTCATGTCCAAGGCGAGGAGGACAGACAGTTTGTCCTGGACAATATTTATTCCACAGCAAGACAGTACACTCTGTATAATCTATTACCATACACCACTTACCACATTTGTGTGACTGCTTCAAACAAAGCAGGATCAAGCCAGACAATAAAGCAGGAAGTTCTGGGTAACTCATGCAccagatttaaaacaaaacccagctacAAGATTATCTTTGTTGCTCTGTCTGTAGCAAGTGGACTCCTTCTCATTTCCACAATtattttgtctgtctgtctgtatAAGAAATGTAAAAAGCCTCAGAGTGAGCAATATGGTACACACTTAGTCTCTTATAAGAACCCAGCATTTGATTATCCGTTAAAACTACAAACAACTGATTAG
- the CCT4 gene encoding T-complex protein 1 subunit delta — MPENTGAKAHGGAGSRAKGTYQDRDKPSQIRFSNISAGKAVADAIRTSLGPKGMDKMIQDAKGDVTITNDGATILKQMQVLHPAAKMLVELSKAQDIEAGDGTTSVVVIAGALLDACSRLLQKGIHPTIISESFQKALDKGIEVLNNMAQPVELSDRETLLNSATTSLNSKVVCQYSSLLSPMSVDAVMKVIDPTTASSVDLRDIKIVKKLGGTIDDCELVEGLVLTQKVANTGVTRVEKAKIGLIQFCLSAPKTDMDNQIVVSDYAQMDRVLREERAYILNLVKQIKKAGCNVLLIQKSILRDALSDLALHFLNKMKIMVVKDIERDDIEFICKTIGTKPVAHIDQFTPDMLGSAELAEEVNLNGSGKLIKITGCTNPGKTVTIVVRGSNKLVLEEAERSIHDALCVIRCLVKKRALIAGGGAPEIELALRLNEYARTLRGMDSYCVRAYGDALEVIPSTLAENAGLNPISTVTELRNRHAQGEKTAGINVRKGGISNILEELVVQPLLVSLSALTLATETVRSILKIDDVVNTR; from the exons ATGCCGGAGAACACTGGGGCCAAGGCCCACGGTGGCGCGGGCAGCCGGGCCAAGGGCACTTACCAGGACCGGGACAAGCCCTCCCAGATCCGCTTTAGCAACATCTCCGCTGGCAAAG cTGTTGCCGATGCAATTAGAACAAGTCTTGGACCAAAGGGAATGGATAAAATG ATACAGGATGCTAAAGGAGATGTGACAATCACTAATGATGGTGCTACTATTCTGAAACAAATGCAAGTTCTGCACCCTGCAGCCAAAATG TTAGTAGAGCTATCAAAAGCACAAGATATTGAAGCTGGTGATGGCACTACATCAGTTGTTGTTATTGCTGGAGCTCTTTTGGATGCCTGTTCCAGACTTCTTCAGAAAG GAATTCACCCCACCATCATTTCAGAGTCATTCCAGAAAGCTTTGGATAAAGGTATTGAGGTGTTGAACAACATGGCACAGCCAGTTGAACTGAGTGACAGGGAAACCTTGCTGAACAGTGCAACTACTTCGCTGAATTCAAAG GTTGTGTGTCAGTATTCTAGTTTACTTTCTCCAATGAGTGTGGATGCAGTGATGAAGGTGATTGACCCAACTACAGCTAGTAGCGTGGACCTCAGAGATATTAAAATTGTTAAGAAGCTGGG aGGCACAATTGAtgattgtgaactggttgaaggactAGTCCTGACTCAGAAGGTGGCAAATACTGGTGTAACCAGAGTGGAAAAAGCCAAAATTGGCCTAATTCAGTTCTGCTTGTCTGCTCCAAAGACAGAT ATGGACAACCAGATAGTTGTTTCTGATTATGCTCAAATGGACAGAGTGCTGCGAGAGGAGAGAGCCTACATTCTAAATTTAGTTAAGCAAATTAAGAAGGCTGGATGCAATGTGCTGCTGATTCAGAAGTCCATTCTGCG GGATGCTCTTAGTGACCTAGCTCTCCATTTTCTGAACAAAATGAAGATCATGGTGGTTAAAGACATTGAAAGAGATGACATTGAGTTTATATGCAAG aCAATTGGAACTAAGCCTGTTGCTCATATTGACCAATTTACTCCTGACATGCTGGGATCTGCCGAGCTGGCAGAGGAAGTCAACTTGAATGGTTCTGGGAAACTAATAAAG ATCACAGGCTGTACAAATCCTGGCAAAACTGTAACCATTGTGGTACGTGGATCCAACAAACTTGTTCTAGAAGAAGCTGAGCGTTCAATTCATGATGCCTTGTGTGTCATAAGATGCTTAGTTAAGAAAAG AGCTTTAATTGCAGGAGGTGGAGCACCAGAGATAGAGCTGGCTCTGCGCTTGAATGAGTATGCACGCACACTGAGGGGCATGGATTCATATTGTGTCCGGGCCTATGGAGACGCACTGGAGGTCATACCGTCCACACTGGCTGAAAATGCAGGTCTCAACCCAATCTCAACGGTGACAGAGCTGAGAAACAGACATGCTCAAGGAGAGAAGACTGCTGGCATTAATGTCAGGAAG GGTGGCATTTCCAACATCCTCGAGGAGTTGGTTGTCCAGCCACTGCTCGTGTCTTTGAGTGCATTGACTCTTGCGACAGAAACTGTGCGCAGTATTCTTAAGATTGATGATGTG GTGAACACTCGGTAA
- the FAM161A gene encoding LOW QUALITY PROTEIN: protein FAM161A (The sequence of the model RefSeq protein was modified relative to this genomic sequence to represent the inferred CDS: substituted 1 base at 1 genomic stop codon) codes for MEAAHQAARLAASCLRTPLDPRTRAPAALYERGPPPAANQDSFDLDTNTNNKKTCSLNGDSDKWIDLSRMYNSNQEYYLKLEELKNAHLETMAKLESMYQNKLYLQGVQPLDKKSADPNARCRXVWCRPTWEKSSYQSLNLPRSFSDSDLSDPLRSSLSDGSDRELAFEKSTNETGSSAFAKERIEKMWDGFSVEDYISRIKHSLPSSPVVRMICKKQKAWLPKVTVPKPFQMTIREARKKEQNIKSKSQIEMENNLLKKQLEEEAECQKKFRANPVPAAVFLPLYHEIVQQNEERRRSVKERSKLKLLASQKPFKFIEREKQRNEIRKMQLRDLSAPEKKKLFRAKPVPKYVYSASVKDKLEEEELLREIRIRMRAEELLLNSSLPNSRLALTNTNKKKKHKCIDPKETECKPKTKSSVPDFDLLHQKFQEQLLQRKQVKHLTVCEPFDLRTPYIPSNKGKILKDIQEDEEKLKETRWPYTSPRCKTQMRHSSTNSHLSGFGNFKPPKSTESTRRRLQAIRNSLEEKRKLEEHQKRTRTKQKQRTKKFQKIVTARAEANDPHQSLAQMSKSKLKTFRNYEKQRMQEYLQELQEMEERVKQRPLLFERVAQKNARIAAEKHYSDRLRTLGKCPEFVPRKGQRTKLLQLSSLEDLNSTDARERVIMDQVEEREYFDEAADSSPWSEQSCEEEKEEEEEGEKKKGAKTSSPDGQSTELEEEEEARDGLHIDQPCHAGKAESSCNSHQHHEEEEENEEEEEAKAGLLLSHSQDEEEDNDWSRPRSESTQSHEHEEEGQSDPEAEDAFRYEDEEYESDDSEEKSSSDESD; via the exons ATGGAGGCTGCACACCAAGCGGCGCGGCTGGCCGCCTCCTGCCTCCGCACTCCGCTCGACCCGCGCACCCGGGCCCCCGCCGCGCTCTACGAGCGGGggccgccgcccgccgccaACCAG GACAGTTTTGATTTGGATACAAATACCAACAACAAGAAGACCTGCTCTCTAAATGGAGACTCTGACAAGTGGATAGACTTGTCCAGAATGTACAATTCAAATCAAGAGTATTACTTGAAGCTAGAAGAGCTGAAGAATGCTCACCTGGAGACCATGGCAAAATTAGAAAGTATGTATCAGAataaactgtatttacaaggaGTACAACCTTTGGACAAGAAAAGTGCTGATCCTAATGCACGTTGTAGGTAAGTTTGGTGTAG gccaacttgggagaagagctccTATCAGTCTCTAAATTTGCCCAGGTCCTTTTCAGACTCTGACTTAAGTGATCCCTTAAGATCAAGTCTATCTGATGGGTCTGACAGAGAATTAGCATTTGAAAAAAGCACTAATGAAACTGGATCATCTGCATTTGCTAAGGAAAGGATTGAAAAAATGTGGGATGGGTTCTCCGTGGAAGACTACATCTCCCGCATCAAACACAGCTTACCAAGCTCACCCGTTGTCAGAATGATATGTAAGAAACAGAAAGCATGGTTACCAAAGGTTACTGTGCCCAAACCTTTCCAAATGACTATcagagaagcaagaaaaaaagaacagaacatCAAATCAAAGTCACAGATTGAAATGGAAAATAACTTATTGAAGAAGCAATTAGAGGAAGAAGCAGAGTGTCAGAAAAAATTCCGAGCTAatccagtgcctgctgctgttttccttccACTCTACCATGAAATTGTGCAACAAAACGAAGAACGCAGGAGGTCTGTGAAAGAGAGAAGCAAACTCAAGCTCTTGGCTTCTCAGAAGCCATTTAAATTCATTGAACGAGAGAAGCAAAGAAATGAAATTAGGAAAATGCAATTAAGAGACCTTTCTgcacctgaaaagaaaaaactgtTCAGAGCAAAACCAGTTCCTAAATATGTTTATAGTGCATCTGTTAAGGACAAGCTAGAGGAGGAAGAGCTCCTCAGAGAAATAAGGATCAGAATGAGAGCTGAAGAGTTGCTACTTAATTCATCTCTACCCAACAGCAGACTGGCTTTAACAAATaccaataaaaagaaaaaacataagTGCATTGACCCAAAGGAAACAGAATGTAAACCCAAGACCAAATCAAGTGTTCCAGATTTTGATCTACTACACCAAAAATTTCAGGAACAGCTCCTGCAACGAAAACAAGTAAAGCACCTTACAGTCTGTGAACCTTTTGATCTTCGTACTCCATATATTCCCTCAAATAAGGGGAAAATTTTGAAGGACATTCAAGAGGATGAAGAAAAGTTGAAAGAAACACGCTGGCCATATACCTCTCCAAGATGTAAAACTCAGATGAGACATTCAAGTACAAATTCACATCTCTCAGGCTTTGGAAACTTTAAACCACCCAAAAGCACAGAATCCACAAGACGACGTCTGCAAGCCATAAG GAATTCActtgaggaaaagagaaagctggaAGAACACCAAAAAAGGACCAgaacaaagcagaaacaaaggacaaaaaaatTCCAGAAAATTGTAACAGCTCGGGCTGAGGCAAATGACCCACATCAGAGTCTAGCTCAGATGTctaaatcaaaattaaaaacattcag GAATTACGAGAAGCAGAGAATGCAAGAATATTTGCAAGAGTTgcaagaaatggaagaaagagTAAAACAAAGGCCATTGCTTTTTGAAAGAGTCGCTCAG AAAAATGCCAGAATAGCTGCAGAAAAGCATTATTCTGACAGACTGAGAACCCTGGGGAAATGTCCAGAGTTTGTTCCAAGGAAAGGACAAAGAACTAAATTGCTACAACTCTCCAGTCTTGAAGATCTTAATTCCACTGATGCCAGAGAAAG AGTCATCATGGATCAAGTGGAGGAAAGGGAATACTTTGACgaagcagctgacagcagtCCTTGGTCTGAGCagtcctgtgaggaggagaaggaagaggaggaggagggagaaaagaaaaaaggtgctAAAACCTCCTCCCCTGATGGACAGTCCACTgagttggaggaggaggaagaggcaagAGATGGCTTACATATAGATCAGCCTTGCCATGCTGGGAAGGCTGAGTCCAGCTGCAACTCTCACCAGCAccatgaagaggaagaggagaatgaggaggaggaggaagcaaaggCAGGCCTGTTACTTAGCCATTCccaggatgaggaagaggaCAATGATTGGTCAAGACCAAGATCTGAGTCCACCCAGTCCCATGAACATGAAGAGGAAGGTCAGTCTGACCCTGAGGCTGAGGATGCCTTCAGATATGAGGATGAAGAATATGAAAGTGATGATTCAGAAGAGAAATCCAGCAGTGATGAATCTGACTGA